Within Quercus lobata isolate SW786 chromosome 5, ValleyOak3.0 Primary Assembly, whole genome shotgun sequence, the genomic segment AGGCCAATTCCCTTCGAACGAGAACATTCTTCAGGAAAGTTTGGTGTAATGCCCTTGTAAAAACTCAAAGACCCTCGAACCTAGAAGCCCCAACAGAATAAATTAGCCTTATAGATGAGAAAATGTCTCAAGTTTATAATGAAAGTAAGAACGTCTAACAACCTAAATCAAGTTTGTGACTCAATGGGGTGAGACAAAATCTCCCACCTTCACAAGTTGAGATCATTAGGTATTTATTCTCTTATAGCATTTGCAAGAACATGCACAGATTTAGTATTTTACTTATAGAAAAGACCAATGTGTTTGCACTCTACTTATAGAAAAGGCCAATTCAAAGTTTCAACAACTATTTGCTAAGCAGATGAACCGCTGGGAATTTATTCAGCCCTTCATATGCAAGCAGGGGCAGAAAGTCCTATAGCAATAACAAATTGTCTAACGAAAAACCAGATAAATGCCAGCAACGAAGCAATAATTCAGCAATTCATTCTCTACGAAATATTTTTGCTACTCTGCATACCATTTTCTAGAGCAGACAAGTCCTCATTCTTCTCCTACAAGTCATGTGCCAGCTGATATGTCAGCTCAATGGTCTTAACTGCATTTCCCTccaaggaaaaatgaaaattactgAGCATAAACTATACAATTAGAAGCATGAACAACCATGTATTCAACAGATAGAACAACctataaaatattgatgaatTATTGAAGAATAACATATAAGTGAAATGGCTGAGATTATTATCAAGATCTATAATTTATACTCCGCCTTGTTATCTTCAGAGAATGTGTTCGCTAAAATGGTTAgccaaaattcataaaattttgagcaAATTGATTAGCAAGGCATTCAACCAAATAGAGGATAAACATAGACTTGCAACCACTTGGAAGGGTAAGCAAAGCcttggaaatttttttcaattctagCGTCCTCTAACACCCATATGCATATTATAAAGCCAACTTTGAAGCAAATAACTCAGCTCTCAATCATGTgaagataaatacaaaaccaGTCAGATTGGTAATGAATGCCGAACGGTGGTTCTTTTTTCAACCTTGCATATCAGATTTTCCACCGTGCAAATCAAACCACCAATCTTGAGGCCAACTAAACCACTTTCTTGAATTACATAAATGTAAAATCAAACACATATCATCATATAAGTATCTCTCGAAACTAcaaacaaaattcaacaaaacaaGCCTATCGTGCAAATGCAATAATTATAGGAGTGTGCTCTGATGGTGTGAGTAACTATCGTACAACACTAAGAGTGAGTAGCTTTAAATGCTATTACTTTTCcaaccaaaatagaaaacacactcaattactttttaattttttaacggATACCATGCCCTCAAGATAATCATTAGGCTATTTCATCCCCAGTTCAAGCAATGAACGCCTCCATCATTTCATTAAAGCAAATGATGGACAAGATTTGATTCATTGGCCAATGACAcacacaacatatatatatatatatactaaaaatcacaaaataagaaggctaattgatgaaaaaatcaataatcaattttttgtttctcattgGGTTCCCAAATTGCTACCAAAATGAAAAGCTAATATATACAATGttaaataacaattacaaaCCCCAAGAAGCGAAAGGAACAAAACATGCACACATAACTAAGATTTTTGCCGTTTTTAGCTTTAGGTAAGTTATATTGTGAGCTGCTCTAgaactcagaaaaaaaaatatataaattctattcTCCAAAGTTCCTACTAacgaacttgtaatcaaatgtACACAGATCTAATCATTCTAGAGAGGAGGGGATTTAAAGgagattaaaaataagaaaatgggaAGGAGGATGTACCAATCTAGGAATTTTAGGGAAGGCGAATCAGAAAATTAGGAGAGAGACACATACCTAGCCAAGCATTGTAGAGACTCGGATAAATGATTTGCTACAAAGGAGTTGGTTTTGCCATTGATCTGCACAAACTTCGTCATGAAACTCTTTTACGGAAAGTATCAAATTACTTCTTCTTGCTTATCAACAATGCCAcacatttgtttctcaaaaaaataaaaaataaaaataaaaaaaacaaattactcTCTTACAACCCACTTTACTGTAGCTAacaacatacaaaaacacaagaaagtttGGCTTCAAATGAATACCAATCCAGACATTTGTCAATTTGCAATCAAAACTCCAAGTGCAGAAAAACTTCCTAATACATCAATAAATACAACACGCCTTATGGGTTTTctccaaaatatcaatttcttgacAACAAACACATTGACAGCTAGTATTCTCCCTAAGCAATGATCCAAAAATAGATGCACAGCCACCAAGATTCTCCCCAATTAGTAGAACATTTTGCATGCTTATTCCAGTCACCTATACACATGAAGAATAAGCACACAGGGACAATCCGGCTCAATGGCCTTTTCGTGTCCACCATTGCAGTtaggtctaaaaaaaaaatactactttaGAAGAAAAGTGAAACGTAACTATGCAGTCACCTATAGGCAGGAAGTATAAGCATACACTAAGGCATTTAATGATCTTTTCGTTTCCGCCCATATGCCCTGACAGGTCTAATCTTACCTGTTTCATCAGACACAACagcataattaaattaacataatcaatcaaatgcACAGTAGAAGTAGCTCAAGAAGATGGGAAGTGTAGACGAAGTACATACCATCACTGGTCCCGCAATCAAGAGCATGCGCACGCGGGCGTCACGATCTCCGTAAAGCCTCCACTGGCTCAATGTCCTCAGTCGGTATCTGCTCAATCTGTACAGCCTCTCCGTGGGGGGTTTGAGATGGAGCTAACATGGTGGGGTCCACATGCACTAGAGGTGGGGTGGGCATGCCTGGTGTGGGGACAAATATGCATCCACCATCATGGGCAGATCCACTGAAAACTAGGGGCGACATACGAGGAGGGCCCTCATAGTCCGTGCTAGCACCATAGGATGTAGTGTGGGCTAGAACAGTGCCCTGATGATCGACGCTATGGGATGGCCCAGCACCATCGCCAGGCGTGCATCGCGGTGTCCTGCCGTCGTCATCAGACAGTACCCAATCAGTGCCAAGCCATGCCTCTTCTGCACCCGACTCATTCCCTTCCTCGTAGATGGGAGCTGACTCGGTCGTACGGCTGGGACCAGCTTGACCACCTCCACGATGTCCACCCCCACGAGACCCACCACGTTGCCCGCCACGAACTGGGGCCTGTGTACCAATGTCAACTGCTTCTGCAAGCGCATTCGCCAATTTAAGTCGGCCTAGCTCCTCCACAAGCTCTAGTGTAAATGTAAGGTCAGTGTGCATGTCAGAACCTTCATCGCACCTCTGTATAGACCTAATCATCGTCCGAACCTACAAAACAAGGGCGTCATAAAAGCAAGAACGCAAGTATGATGCAAAACTTGGATAAATCTGttccaaaatcaaaagaaaaaagtaccaAAAATAGCTAATGAAATCCTTATATTACTTATAATTATGAAGCATCTTTAAAAAGACAGTGTATAAAAATAGGGGTTGGCCCCCCCTGTGCAAAAATTTATAGTTCGAACCCAACACTCAGGAATTTTCAGTTTCCTGTTATGTTTATCGCTATGCAATCTAAACATTGAGATAATACTTCTAAAAAACACGTATAGTTGGTTGTACATAAGTTCAATCTTAGCATAAGTGAAAATATCAGAATTTCACTTCTGTATCTAGGCTTCACCAGATTTACAACTCCATTAATATCACATTGCAATCAGGACACATATTTTGAAGTTATTATTTCCTAACGTACACGCCCAAatcaaatgaattgaaaatatcaaacgCAAGCTTCAAGTTTCAATAAGGGAAGTACCAAAAACTTAGAACATATATCATACTTGAATCTAGTATAAATGCACATCTCCTTGCTGCATACTTGCAAGATTTTAAATGACCTTTAAGCTGTTGGGAATTGCATTCTACCAACAGTTTAGTAAGGGACTTCCCAATCCTAGAGGTAATATCTATCAAGGAATATGTAATACATTAATCAGTTCTGGAGGAAAGGCTATCTAAACTATCATGAAATGTGAATTTATCACTACTACACAGAGTTGCACCGTCCATTTTAAAGTACaagccaaccaaaaacaaaaaaaaataaacaaaaaataaaataaaatacaataaaacccaacccaacccacccttTTTAAAAGTTGAATGTAATTATATGAACAAAGGTGTGGTCATCATTAGTCATTGCCCATTAACCATTCCTCATGCAAACAAATTGGATCAAGACAAATTCAGTTTGTTATGAACAACTTAAATCATGCAGTATTTTGACTTTAAAACATAATGACATGTCATGCAGtattttttgactttaaaacaaaatgacagaGAAACTTATAGAGATGTAACAATGATAATTATTGTGGACTTTTGCATGCATGATAAAGCTGCTGAGGATATTTAATCCAACAATGGTTTCATCCATAAAATAGGAATTGTTGCCTCACCATGAGTTCCCAATACGCAGACTCTGGTGTTATGTACCGCCTTGTGTGGCGATTGTACCACATCATGTACTCAACGAGATACGTATCATCATCGTCTAGGAGATCGGACCCGCGAACTACATTCACTCGGTTGGCCCATTGCCGAATAAAGGGATCATGTTCTACCTCCCAGTTCTTCTCCCATTTACC encodes:
- the LOC115989819 gene encoding serine/threonine-protein phosphatase 7 long form homolog, which encodes MGALLFMDKSADRVSLVPLQLLNLVSNARRYSWGSAALAWLYRQLCGASKKDAMQIGGALLLVQLWAYSRFPQLCPVVRPPLPPVHSGPLAIRWSGPKCTAEHATHVLAAYRASLATLRAEQIVWEPYTHTLGSLPAYCTAGQHIWRAEVPLIFFWIVEWHHPERVLRQFGMKQPVPSVVDTSTTLHKISLQGKWEKNWEVEHDPFIRQWANRVNVVRGSDLLDDDDTYLVEYMMWYNRHTRRYITPESAYWELMVRTMIRSIQRCDEGSDMHTDLTFTLELVEELGRLKLANALAEAVDIGTQAPVRGGQRGGSRGGGHRGGGQAGPSRTTESAPIYEEGNESGAEEAWLGTDWVLSDDDGRTPRCTPGDGAGPSHSVDHQGTVLAHTTSYGASTDYEGPPRMSPLVFSGSAHDGGCIFVPTPGMPTPPLVHVDPTMLAPSQTPHGEAVQIEQIPTEDIEPVEALRRS